The sequence CGAGATTGCCGAGCTTGAGATAAGTGAAGGCGCGGCTGTCGAGCGTATCGGGGTCGTTGGGCTGCATCCGCAGCGACTGCTCGCAATCGGCCAGCGCCTCCTGGAAGCGCCCGAGGATCGCGCGCGTCATGCAGCGCGAATTGAACACGCCGGCATAGCGCGGATTGGCCTTGATCGCGCGATCGTAATCCTCCAGCGCCAGCGCATAATCGTGCTGGTCGAAATACATGTCCGCGCGGCCGCTGAGATCGGTGTCGTTGTTCGGATTGAGTGCGATCGACTTGCCGAAATCGGCCAGCGCCCGCGCCCGGTCGCCCTTGTCGCGATAGATCCGCGCGCGATTGCCGTAGGCCGGCCCGTAATCGGGATCGAGCTTGATCGACATGTCGAAGTCGTCCAGCGCGCGATCGGCGTCGGTACGCTCGCGATAGGCGGTGCCGCGGTTGTAATAGGCGAGCGCGAATTTCGGATCGAGCTTGATCGCCTGGCTGTAATCGGCCATCGCGCGCTCGTAGTCGTCCTTGCCGATGTAGGAATTGCCGCGGTTGTTGTAATAGAGGGGATCACCGGGCTCGAGCCGGATCGCGCTCGTATAGTCCGCGATGGCATGGTCGCGATCGCCGAGTTCGTCATAGACAATGCCGCGATTATACCAGGTGATGGCGTCCTTGGGATCGAGATCGATGGCGCGGTTGAGGTCGGCCAGGGCGCGCTCCCTGTCCCCCTTGCGCCGGAAGATTTCGCCGCGGTTGGCAAGCGCGCGCGCATGGGATGGGTTGGCTCTCAGCACCGCCGAGCAGCCGGCGAGGCGCTGCTCGTCGCTGATCTTGTCGGTGGCAAAGCACCATTGCCGCGCCTGGGTGGGTGACGGGGACTGGGCAGCGGCGGGAAGCGCGAGCAGGATCAACGCTGTGCCAATCGCGTACAGCCCGCTCCGGATACCAACCTTGTGATTGTATTTCATCGATCACCGCATAGAAACCATTGAGCCTCTAGCGCGTTTGTGATCAACGGACGCCAATTGGTTCGAACCGAACGTGACTCGGTTCAGACCAAGGGAGACGGGACCAACCAGACAGTTTTCAGCCTTGTCCGATACCACTTACCCGATTGACCTCGACAGCATTCGCGGCGCGTTCCCGCCGGGAATCGAAGCGCCGACGCTGCTGGTCGACTTTGCCACCTGGCTCAAGGGGCGCCCCTGGGGCAGCGTCGGCTGCTTCTCCCTGCAGGGCCAGTTCTCCGATTCCGCACCGATCGTCGATGGCAGTCCATTGCGCGACAGGTTCTCGCTTTTCATGCGCTTGCCCGACGGCTCGGCTGTCGGCGGCTGGTATGGCGCCGGTCTCGATCGCGACAACCCGCCGATCGTCGGACTGGGGTCGGAGGGCGATTACGAGCTGCTCGCACCGAGCCTCGATGGGCTGCTCGCCAAACTGACGTCGCAAGCCTTCGACAGGGCCTGGAGCGATCTCAAACCGCATGAGGAGGTCGAGTGCCAGACGGTCGAGCTCGCGCGATGGCTCGCCGGACGGCCGGCCGGCGAGCCGGCTGCTCCGGACGACGGCGCCTCTGAGCTGCCCGACTTCCGCGGCTTCGTGGAAAAATGGAGCCGGGATCGCGAGGACTATTGGGCCAACCACCGGCTGATGGCCGAGCTTGGCTGGCGGCTTGCCGCCCATCTGCCCAAGGGCAAGAATCCCTGGGACAAGACGCGTTTCGAGATCGCGATCGTAGGTAGCCAATATCAGGCGCGCGTGCTGACGCGGGGACCGCAGCCGTTCGAAGAAGCAGGCTCGATCGAATCCCTGCTGCGCGATCTGCGCGAGGGGATGCGCCGCGCGCAGCCCGAGCTCGGCCTGTGGTACGTGATGAATTTCGGGCTCTATGCCGATGGCCGCATCATGCCGAGCTTCGAATACGATTTGCGCCCGACCATCGACGGCGAACCGGCGAAGCTGTCTGAGGCGAAAGCCGATCTCGCCCGCGCCCCACGCCCGGAGCGCTGGGTGCCGAAATGGCTGGCGGCATCCTGAAGCTCGGAATCCCGTGATGCTGCCGCCCGCCCGGCGCGCCGAAATCTTCTGCTGTCGTGCCGACTTGACCTCGCGGGAACGGCACCTTCGATCCCCCTTGACTTAGAGCGCGCTCGAAGGGGTATCTGTACGTGCGTCAGTACGAGAACAGGCACCCATGAAGATCGGCGACCTCGCAAAACGAACCGGCTTGTCGACTCACACGTTGCGTTATTACGAGCGCATCGGGCTGCTGCCATACGCAGACCGGGATCGTTCCGGCCAGCGTGACTTTGACGCATCGATCCTCACATGGATCACATTCATCGGTCGGCTCAAGACCACGGGAATGCCGATCCGGGACATGTTGCGTTATGCGGCGCTTCGTGATGAAGGCGAAGCCACCGGGCCAGCCCGGCGGCAGATGCTGGAAATCCACCGGGAACAGGTTCGCACGCAGATTGCCGAACTTCAGGAATGCCTGCTCGTCCTTGATACCAAGATCGCCGGCTATGCGGGCGACGAACAGAGGACGAAGGAAAATGACGCACGCCCAAACACAAGCCGAAAGCCGCTTCGATCGCGGCCAGCGGGCCCTGTCACGCATTGACGGCAGAGCTGGCGAAAAGGTCGTCGCCTCACTCGCCGACATCGCTCCGGATTTCGCGCGATACGTGATCGAGTTTCCTTTCGGCGACATTTACAGCCGCCCGGACCTCGGCCTGCGCGATCGAGAGATTGCGACGATCGCCGCGCTGACGGCGCTCGGAAATGCTGCGCCTCAGCTCAAAGTGCATATCGAGGCGGGTCTGAACGTCGGGCTGTCTCGCGACGAGATCGTGGAGATCATCATGCAGATGGCCGTCTATGCGGGCTTCCCGGCGGCGGTGAACGGGCTGTTCGCAGCCAAGGAGGTGTTTTCCGCGCATGACGGACGGCAGGCGCCGGAAGAAGCGACATGATGGATGGCAAGACGCAAGAGCTTGGCGAGAGCTTCAATCGGCCCGGCTTAGGCATCGTAGCAGACGGCCCCGATGCACTCCTTGCAATCAACAACGGGGCTGGCGTGGTGGCGGGCGGCGTCGTGAACCTCAGAACCCCGCGACGCTGCCGTGCAGGTCGTACTGGTCGGCGCGCTCGATCTTTGCGGTGACGATCTCGCCGACACGCAGGGGGCGGCGGCTCGACAGGTAAACCGCGCCGTCGATCTCCGGCGCATCGGCCTTGGAGCGGCCCTTGGCGACGGTCGGCCCGACCTCGTCGATGATGATCTGCTGGCGCGTGCCGACCTTGCGCTTCAGCCGGCGCGCGGAGATCTTCTGCTGGCGGGCCATCAGCGCGTTGTAGCGCTCCTGCTTGACCTCTTCCGGCACCGGGTTCTCAATCGCGTTCGACGTCGCGCCGGCGACCGGCTCGTACTTGAAGCAGCCGACGCGGTCGATCTCGGCTTCGTCCAGCCAGTCGAGCAGATAGGCGAAATCGGCATCGGTCTCGCCGGGGAAGCCGACGATGAAGGTGGAGCGCAAAGCGAGATCGGGGCACTCTTCGCGCCAGCGCTTGATGCGCGCCAGCGTCTTGTCCTGCGCCGCCGGACGCTTCATCGCCTTCAGCACCTCGGGGCTCGCGTGCTGGAACGGGATGTCGAGATAGGGCAGCACCTTGCCCTCATTCATCAGCGCGATGACCTCGTCGACATGCGGGTAGGGGTAGACATATTGCAGGCGGACCCAGGCGCCGAGTTCGCCGAGCTCGCGCGCGAGGTCGAGGAATTTGGCGCGGACCTGACGGTCCTTCCACGGGCTCTCGGCGTATTTGAGGTCGACGCCGTAAGCCGAGGTGTCCTGCGAGATCACCAGCAGCTCCTTGACGCCGGCGCCGACGAGGCGCTCGGCCTCGCGCAGCACGTCATCGGCCGGACGCGAGACCAGGTCGCCGCGAAGCTTGGGGATGATGCAGAAGGTGCAGCGGTTGTTGCAGCCCTCGGAGATCTTCAAATAGGCGTAGTGGCGCGGCGTCAGCTTGATGCCCTGCGGCGGCACCAGGTCGAGATGCGGATTGTGCGCCGGCGGCAGCGCGCGGTGCACGGCGTCGAGCACGCTCTCATATTGCTGCGGGCCGGTGATGGAGAGCACGCCCGGATAGGCCTGCTCGATCTGCTCGGGTTCCGCGCCCATGCAGCCTGTCACGATCACCTTGCCGTTCTCGGCCATGGCGTCGCCGATCGCCGACAGCGACTCCTGCTTGGCGCTGTCGAGAAAGCCGCAGGTATTGACGATGACGATGTCGGCGCCATCATGCCTGCGGGCGAGCTCGTAGCCCTCCGCGCGCAGGCGCGTGATGATGCGCTCGGAATCCACCAATGCCTTGGGACACCCGAGTGACGTGAATGAAATGCGGGGCGCTCTGTCCATCGTATCGCCTGGAGCCTAGATCTGAATTGTCCGGATTTAGCGATCCAAGTAATTGAACCGATGGCGAAATTCAATAACTAACCTATGGGCCGGTTCCGATCGTGTGAGCGGAGG is a genomic window of Bradyrhizobium sp. CB1717 containing:
- the rimO gene encoding 30S ribosomal protein S12 methylthiotransferase RimO, whose protein sequence is MDRAPRISFTSLGCPKALVDSERIITRLRAEGYELARRHDGADIVIVNTCGFLDSAKQESLSAIGDAMAENGKVIVTGCMGAEPEQIEQAYPGVLSITGPQQYESVLDAVHRALPPAHNPHLDLVPPQGIKLTPRHYAYLKISEGCNNRCTFCIIPKLRGDLVSRPADDVLREAERLVGAGVKELLVISQDTSAYGVDLKYAESPWKDRQVRAKFLDLARELGELGAWVRLQYVYPYPHVDEVIALMNEGKVLPYLDIPFQHASPEVLKAMKRPAAQDKTLARIKRWREECPDLALRSTFIVGFPGETDADFAYLLDWLDEAEIDRVGCFKYEPVAGATSNAIENPVPEEVKQERYNALMARQQKISARRLKRKVGTRQQIIIDEVGPTVAKGRSKADAPEIDGAVYLSSRRPLRVGEIVTAKIERADQYDLHGSVAGF
- a CDS encoding tetratricopeptide repeat protein, producing the protein MKYNHKVGIRSGLYAIGTALILLALPAAAQSPSPTQARQWCFATDKISDEQRLAGCSAVLRANPSHARALANRGEIFRRKGDRERALADLNRAIDLDPKDAITWYNRGIVYDELGDRDHAIADYTSAIRLEPGDPLYYNNRGNSYIGKDDYERAMADYSQAIKLDPKFALAYYNRGTAYRERTDADRALDDFDMSIKLDPDYGPAYGNRARIYRDKGDRARALADFGKSIALNPNNDTDLSGRADMYFDQHDYALALEDYDRAIKANPRYAGVFNSRCMTRAILGRFQEALADCEQSLRMQPNDPDTLDSRAFTYLKLGNLDAAIADYDAALGTRPKFDSSLYGRGLAKRKKGDNEGAERDIAAAKAINAGIAEVFARYGVE
- a CDS encoding carboxymuconolactone decarboxylase family protein; translation: MTHAQTQAESRFDRGQRALSRIDGRAGEKVVASLADIAPDFARYVIEFPFGDIYSRPDLGLRDREIATIAALTALGNAAPQLKVHIEAGLNVGLSRDEIVEIIMQMAVYAGFPAAVNGLFAAKEVFSAHDGRQAPEEAT
- a CDS encoding MerR family transcriptional regulator, translated to MKIGDLAKRTGLSTHTLRYYERIGLLPYADRDRSGQRDFDASILTWITFIGRLKTTGMPIRDMLRYAALRDEGEATGPARRQMLEIHREQVRTQIAELQECLLVLDTKIAGYAGDEQRTKENDARPNTSRKPLRSRPAGPVTH